The genomic interval ACTCGGTCGCACAGTTCGACGTGGGCCAGGCGGTCGCGCTCGGGCCGACGCCGGTCGCGGGCCTCGTCGTCGCCGGGACGGTCAAGGCCGTCGACACGACGAACAACCAGCTCGTCGTCGATGTCGCCCAGCTAGAGGCACCGGTGGAACCGCCGGAGTGAGCTACCGGTCCAGAAAGTCCGGCCGGTCGACCCGGTCCGTGCTGTCGACTGCCTGTCTGTCGAGCAGTTCCGAGGGCTCTAAGGCTTCCGGGAGCCCGTCCCGACCGCCGGTCGGGGGCTCGTCCTCGTCGAGATACGTCGTCTCGCCGGTGACCAGTTCGTCCCAGACGGCGCTCTCGTCGGCGTCGCCCCGCTCGGCGACCGCCTGGGCCTCGTTGCGGCCCTCGTCGTAGGCCAGTTCGACCATGCTCTTCTGGTAGGCCGAAGTCATCTCGGCGTAGATGCGCTCGAGTTCCTCCCGGTTGTACTCCCCGAGGCGCTCGGCGACGCCGATTGCGTAGGCGTGCTCGGTCGCCTCGTCCTTGTCGAGCGTGTCCCAGTCGGTGTCGAACTCGCGCGCGTAGCGGCTCATGACTCGACCTTCTCGTCGGGCACGACCTGGAGGCCGCGGTCGGAGAACTGGATCTTCCGGATGTCACAGTCGATAGCGGTCCCGCGCATCTTGATGACCTGGATGCCTCGGGTCATACTCCCGCCCTCCAGGAAGTTGTGGAAGAAGATGACCCCGTGGGCGAGGTAGTGTTCGTCGCTGTAGGAGGAGGGATCGGTCATCTCCGAGATCAAAAGCGTCGTGGCCTCGGTCTGTTTCAGCGCCGAGAGAAAGCCCGTGATCTCGTCGCTGACATCGTTCATGAAGTGCTGGAGCAGCATCGTCGAGTCGATGACGACCCGCTGGATGTCGTTCTGTCTGATGTACGCGACCAGTCGGTTGGTCAGCCCGCCCTCGGAGCCAAACTGGGTGATCGTCCGTTTGCCGTTCTCGGTCACGAGATTGAGAAACTGGACGGCGTCGGACTGGACCGCCCGGTCGAAGCCGAACTCGTAGCCGGACATGTCCTGCATCAGTTCGGTCTTGGTCTCGTGCATCGTCACGTAGAGACAGGACTCGCCCTCTTTGGCCCCCTGTGTGATGAACTGCGAACAGAACGTCGTCTTTCCGCTACCTGGAGGGCCGCTGACGACGTACAGGCGGTCGGTCAGGAGCCCGCCTTCGACGAGTTCGTCGAACCCGGGGACACCGCTGGAGACACGCATACCTCCAGCCTGAGCACGTTTCGACATATGCTTTCACGTTCTGTTCTCACCCGTGATAACTCATTCGCCTGTTTCACCGGAGCCACTCGCGGGCGGGTCCGAAGCGAGCGCCAGCAGTCGCTCGGTCCCGGCCGCGTCGAAGCGCATGGGACGGCGCCACCACGGTCCCTTCCCGGAGTCCGAGGACCAGTCGGTGACGACGTGGTTCGCGTCGGTGCCGCCGCTGGGTCGGGAGAGCGGGACGACCGTCTCGTAGAGCCGTGACTCGGCCGGATCGCCCAGTACGAGGACCCGAGCGTCGAACGAGTCGCGCTTGACGTGGGCGTTCGAGTCGAAGACGGCCCGTTCGTCGGCGGGCAGGTCCCGGTACTCCTCGCCGGTCACGGCGTCGCGGGCGAGTCGGAAGTGGCCGACGACGTAGGCGCCCCACTCGGGCGGCGCCCAGGCAGGTCGCTCGCCGGTCGTCGTCAGCGTCGCGTAGAACACGAGGTAGTCGCCCGCCGTCAGTTCCGAGAGGGGGCCGGCCTTCACGCCGTGTTCGTCGCCGTAGGTGTATCGCTGGCCGCCGGCCTCGGGGAACTCCGGATCGAAGTGAACGGGTCGGTCGGCGACCGCGGAAACGTCCGTCTCCAGGTCGAGGTCGGCGTAGGTCGGAACCGGTTCGGCGGTCTCCTCGGACTCGGGGATCGGAACGTACTCGAAGGACCCGTCGGGGAAGACGGGACCACGGAAGCCCGGTTCGTTGGTGTTGGCCCCGACGTTGATCGCGACGCTGCGCATACCGGAGTGTGGGGCCGGCGGGGCAAGTGCCTACTGGAGTGTGGCGGCACAGACCCGGCAGTAGCGGATCATCGTGTGTCCCTCGTTCGGCGTGCCACAGTCGGGGCAGGCGACCGCTTCGGCCGGCGTGGACGAGCCGTCTGGTTCGACCGCCGGGCGACCGTGTCCGGCGCCGACCGGCGTCGACTCGGGGGACTCGCTCGACGTGTTGCGGTGCTGGAAGTAGTGGTACAGGAGGAGTTGCACGAGCCCGAACGTGACAACGTACGCGATGAGCCAGCCCCACAGTTGCATACACGAACGAGGTGGCGACAGTCACTTCGGTGTTCGCCACCAGATATCAGAATTGATACTCAGAGGACTACTTCGGCGGTGTCAGGTCGCGCTGGAACTCGTCGAAGACATCGAGGTTGTCCGGGAGGTCGTCGTCGAGTTGCCGCTCGCTGCGGCGGTCGGCCCCGGCGTCGTCTATCGGGTCCGCCACGGACTCCCAGCCCTCCTTGATCGCGATGGACTTGGCCGGCGTGCCGGCGGCGATGTGGTGGGCGGGGATGTCCTTGCTCGCGATCGACTTGGCGGCCAGGATCGAGTTCTCGCCGACGCGGACGCCGGCCCGGACCATCGAGTCGTAGGTCAGGCGCACGTCGTCCTCGATGATCGTGTGGAAGTTGTCGACGTGGGTCTGGTCGACGGCGTCGTGGTCGTGGCTGTAGACGTGTGTGTCGTCCGAGATCGAGACGCGGTCCCCGATGGTCAGTTTCCCGCGGTCGTCGAGGTGGACATCGTCGTGGATCACGACGTTGTCGCCGATCTCGATGTTGTGGCCGTACGTGAAGGTGATCCCCTTGAAAAAGCGGCAGTCGTCGCCACAGGACTCGAAGAGGTGATCTGCGAGCATCCGCCGGAAGCGCAGCGCGAACTCCACGTTGTCGGCCATCGGTGTGGCGTCGAACTGCCGCCAGAGCCACTGGAGGTGTTTCGATCGTTTGAACCGCTGTTCGTCCTTCTCGGCGTAGTATTCGCTCTCTAGGGTGGTGTTACAGGGGTCGTACCCCTGGAGACGGACGCGTTCGGCCGGCGACACGTCCTCGCCGGACTGCCAGCGCTCGTACGCCTGCCGGTCGCCGTGGAGGTCGATCAACACGTCGGTGACCACGTCGCAGGTGTCTTCCTCGCCGGTGAGACGCTCGTCGACCTCGTCGATGAAACTCCGCAAGCCTTCCTCGGCGAGCGGCGGCAGCGAGACGTGGCGTTTCGTCATAGCAACAGCATCGGTTCGGTCGCAGATATGGGTTTCCGTTACCTGTTCGGCACCCGGTGACGGCGGTGTCACGACACACCTCCACACGGTTTCCCGGCGTTTCTGCAGTCGGTATAAGACCGGGGAGGCCGACAGGCCGGTATGGTCAGGTCGGACTTCATCATGGAGATCCGCGGCTACATGGTCAACCCCCGCGAGAAGCGCCTGCGCGCCCTCTGGCGTGTCGTCCTCTGGTTCTTCGTGGCGACCTTCGTCGCGATCGTCTTCACCGGGGCGCTCTCGCAGGTGGTGAATCCGGCCTCGTTCGCCCCCGACATCCGTGCGGCCTACGTCGGTCTCCGGACGATCGCCGTCTACGCCGGCGGAACGGCCATCGCCGTCGGCATCGGCTATCTCCTGGACCGGCGCCGGCTCTCGGACTACGGCCTGGGGTTCGACCGGCAGTGGTGGCGCGACGCCGGGTTCGGGATCGCGCTGGGTGTCGGGCTCCCGACGCTGTTTCTCCTCGGTCAACTCGCGGCCGGCCTGCTGACGGTGACGGGACTCCTCGTCACGGGACCGTCGGACACCTTCGCGTTTGGCCCGTTGGGTGCCGTCGAACGGCTCGCCCTGCTGGCGGTGTTTTTCGTCGTCCAGGCCTCCGCCGAGGAGATCATCGTTCGGGGGTACCTGCTGACGAACGCCGCCGAGGGCCTGGCCGGCACGCTCGGGAAGTGGCGAGCGGTGGTCGTCACCACCGTCGCGACCGGCGTGTTGTTCGGTGTCCTGCACGCGAGCAACCCCAGCGCGACGCTTCTCAGCATCGCGAACATCACGCTGTACGGGCTCTTGCTGGGTGGCTGTTACGTCCTGACCGGCCGGCTGGGGATCGCCTGCGGGTTCCACGTCGCCTGGAACTTCACCCTGGGGCTGTACGGGTTCCCGGTCAGCGGCCTGCGGACCGGTGCCGCGCTCGTCGGGACCCGGGTGACCGGCGTCCCGCTGGTGACGGGGGGGTCGTTCGGCCCGGAGGGCGGCCTGATCGCGCTCGTCGGCCTCCTACTGGGGACGGCTGCGCTCGCCTGGTGGGTCCGCCGGGAGTACGGCGACGTTGCCATCCGCGAGGCGATCGCGACACCGACGCTGCGGTACGGCATCCGGGAGAACCACGAGCGATAAGTGTCTTCCAGCCCAACGGCCGGACATGAAATACGACACGCTCGGGACAGCAGGCGTCGAGGTCTCACAGGTCGGCTTCGGTGCCTGGGTCGTCGGGACCGACTGGTGGGGCGACCGGACGCGGGAAGACGCCGTCGCCATGATCGACCACGCCGTCGAGCAGGGCGTGCGCTACTTCGACACCGGCGATGTCTACGGCCACGGCGACAGCGAGGAGATCGTCGGCGAGGCCCTCGCCGACCGCCGGGACGAGGTGACCGTCAGCACGAAGATCGGCTACGACTTCTACAACAACCCCCAGGCCGGCCACGGGGAACTCCCGAAGAAAGTCACCCCCGAGTGGATCCACACCGCGACCGAGCGGTCGCTGGACCGCCTGGACATGGAGTACGTCGACCTGCTGATGCTCCACAACGCCAACGTCGACGAGGTCGACGAGGACGTGCTCGAAGCGCTCGACGAACTCCGCGAGGAGGGGAAAGTCGAAGCGATCGGCTGGGCGCTGGGCCCCTCGATCGGCTGGCTGGCCGAGGGCGACGCCGCCGTCACGGCGGAGTTCGACGCGCTCCAGACGGTGTTCAACCTCTTCGAGCAGACGCCGGGCCGGCACTTCGTGGAGACGATCCGCGAACACGGCGCCGACACCTCGATCATCGCCCGGGTCCCCCACTCGTCGGGGCTGCTCAACGAGCAGGTCACCCCCGAGACCGAACTGGGGAAAGGCGACCACCGCGCTCACCGGCCCGACGAGTGGTACGAGACCGGCTGGGAGAAACTGGAGACCCTGCAGTTCCTGAAACGAGACGGCGAGCGGACGATGGGCCAGGCCGCGATCCAGTGGTTACTCGCCCACGACGAGGTCGCCTCGGTCACGCCGACGTTCCGGACGACCGACGACATCGACGAGTGGGGCGGCGCGCCGGACACGCCGCCGCTCAGCGACGACGAGTTCGATCGAGTCCAGGAACTGTACGCCGACAACTTCGGGATCGATCGGGACGACGGGATGGACGCCCTGCGGTCCTCGGTCGGCGGCGCGGACCTGGACGGGACCGGTATGAAGTCCGCCGGCGACTGAACGGCCGAGGCGTCGTCCGGCGACGACGGAAGTTTCCGAGTAGTTACCACTCGCGTCCCCAGTCGTCCGTAGCTGCACCCGAGAGACGACTCCCGAGCGTCTCAGTAAGTCACCGCTTCTTCGTGTGGTTTTCGCCGCGTACCCCTCTGTTTCGACAGGAGATGTATCGCCGTCGTGCGGTTCGGTGGCGTGGAGACCACTTTCACCCCGCTCCGTCAGACACGCGAAAGACGCCGGACGGCGGCGGGTTCGAGATGAAACGAAGGGGTTCGGGACGCGGGGACAGATGTCACGGGTGTCGGTGACGAGCGGCGGGTCGGCCGTCCGCGGTGCTGGCCGATCGAACGGACGAAAAACGTGAAGTCGGTCGCTACTCGTTCATCAGGCCGCCTTCCTCGACGCGCATGACGCCCTCGCCGTCCGGGAGGTTGGGCGCGTCGACCAGCTTGACGATGCGTTTGTCGCCTTTCGATTTCCGGAGGTAGATTCGGAACGTCGAGGTGTGGCCCAGGATGTTCCCGCCGATGGGCTGGGTCGGGTCACCGAAGAAGGAGTCGGGGTTGGAGGCCACCTGGTTGGTGACGAGGACGGCGGTGTTGTTCAGGTCACCCACGCGCATCAGGTCGTGGAGGTGCTTGTTGAGCTTCTGCTGGCGCTCGGCGAGTTCACCGCGGCCGACGTACTCGGCGCGGAAGTGGGCCGTCAGCGAGTCGACGGCGAGCAGGCGAACCGGGAACTCCTCTTCCTGGGTCTCGCTGGCGATCTCCTGGGCCTTCTCGGCCAGGAGGATCTGGTGGTTGGAGTTGAACGCCTTGGCGACGTGGATCTTGTCGAGCACCGAGTCGACGAGGGCGTCCAGCAGTTCGTCGTCGGTGGCGTCGGCCTCGCCCTCCTCGACGATGCCGTGGAGGACCATCGTGTCCTCGATGACCTCGTCGTCCTGGCCCTCGACCATCTGTTCGATCCGTTCCGGGCGGAAGGTGTCCTCGGAGTCGATGAAGATGGCACTCCCTTCGAGCCCGCCGTGTTCGGCCGGGAGCTGGACGTTGACGGCCAGCTGGTGGGTCACCTGGGACTTGCCGGCCCCGAACTCGCCGTACACCTCGGTGATCGACTGGGTCTCGACGCCCCCGCCCAGGAGTTCGTCGACCTCGTCGACGCCCCAGGAGAGCTTGCCGATCTGCTCGCGGCGTTCGAGTACCGTCGAGCCGGTCTCGAAACCGCCGATGTCGGCGGCCTCGCGGGCGGCGTTGATGATGTCGGCGGCCGACGACTCGCCGATGTCGGCCGTGTTCGACAGTTCGCCGGGGGAGGCGACCGCGATCCCCTGGTAGGAGTCGAAGCCGTTGTCTTTGAGTTTCTCTGCTGTCGCCGGGCCGACGCCGGGCAGGTCTTCGAGGTCCTCGCTTGCGGACATGGACGTGGCTTGCGCCCGACCGCACATAAACCCACGTTAACAGGAGAGTGAAAGTGAAACAGCCCGACAGCGGCCGGACAGGTCGGGCCAGGATCGGGGGATTTAGAAGGGAAGGGGAAGCTCGGTCGGCGCGCTCAGAGCCGACCGCTCCCGACGTAGACCAGGGCGAGGCCGCCGACCACGATGAGCACGCCGGCCTGGAGTCCCGTCAACGAGAGGGCGTCCTGTCCGAACTCGCCCGCGAGCAAGAGCGCGAGCGCGCCCGCCGACACGAGGGGGCGCTTCGCGAGCGTCCGGACGAACGCCCGGGCCGACCAGGAAAAGTTGTCGAGCGACGACCGGACGAGGGCGGTCGGTCGCCGGTTCCCGTCGGGGTTGTCGGCCCGCTCGAAGCCCGCGAGCGAGTCGGCGGGGACGGTCACGACCGCACCGGTGTTGACCCGCTGCTCGTCGGCGTCGCCCACGCGCAGGAGCGTGGCGCCGTCGTCGCCGACGCCGACGACCCGGTAGACGCCCGCCGGACAGTCGGCCGTCGTCGGCCGGAGGTGGTCGTAGACCGCTGGGCTGTCGACCACGGGTCACTCCCAGGGGTGGTCCCCGGCCCGGTCGGGCCACAGCGGGTACCAGTACTCCTTGTCGCTCTCGACGGTGAGCTCGCCGTCCAAGTTGCTCTCCAGTTTGAACTCCGCCGTAGTGTCCCGTTCGTGGTCGCGGTCCGGGTCGGGCGCGAACGGGTAGTAGGCCCCGCGGCGGAACGAGTACACCCAGTAGACCGAGTCGAAGTTCCGATCGCTCTCGAAGGCGAACAGCGCCGCCAGCAGACGAGAGCCGTAGCGGCGCTCGATGAGCGTGTCCGCGGCGAAGTGGATCGACGTGACCAGGTCTTCGAAGTCGTCGTCGTGGAGCACCACCCACTGGTAGCCGTGGTCGTCCTCCGTGAACTCCACCTCGGTGCCGGTCTCCCGGGCGCCGGCGTCTAAGATCTCCCGGACCTCCTGTTTGGCGTCCTGGAAGTCCGTGCTGTCGACATCGCCGAAACAGAGCGCGGCGTCCCCGGTCGCCTCGTAGCCCAGGTCCGCCTCCATCGTGATGTAGGCCGTCGACATCCCGAACAGGTCGTCCGGGTCGGCCTCCCGGGTGGCGTCGGCCTCGGCTTTCACGCCGAGGACGCTCTTGAGTCCGTCGAGTAGTCCCATATCCCTACGTCGGCGGCCGACAATAAGGCGGTTTTCGTCCTGTCGTGGCCACTGGAGAACGATGCACGCCAGATCACACTGCCGTCGTGTGGGCGGTGTGTGAATCGTATCAGGCGGTAGTACCGCGTGACGGTGGAGACGAAGTTACCGGCAGTGTGCGACAGGGGGTGTGCCCAGCAGTCGAGACCTTGATCGGCCGCTTCCACGCCGGAAGCGCAGCGGGGCCTACCGTCGAGTCGGCGTCGAATTCGCGTCCTCGACGATCGACTCAACGAACGATTGGAGCGCTCTTCGGACGCGGTCGGCATCAGGGCCGACACCCGCGAGGTGGTCGGCATCGACCCGGACGAACTCGGCGTCTGGCAGTGCTTCGACGACAAACTCGGCGTGGGAGATCGGGACGGCCGCATCGAACTCCCCGTGAAAGACCAGGACCGGACATGCAATCGTCTCGTAGTCGACGACGGGGAGCTCGCGACACCAGCGTTCGTCGTTGCGCGTCCCGTCGATGCGGGCGCTGGCGGGGAGG from Haloarcula pelagica carries:
- a CDS encoding ATPase domain-containing protein, producing MRVSSGVPGFDELVEGGLLTDRLYVVSGPPGSGKTTFCSQFITQGAKEGESCLYVTMHETKTELMQDMSGYEFGFDRAVQSDAVQFLNLVTENGKRTITQFGSEGGLTNRLVAYIRQNDIQRVVIDSTMLLQHFMNDVSDEITGFLSALKQTEATTLLISEMTDPSSYSDEHYLAHGVIFFHNFLEGGSMTRGIQVIKMRGTAIDCDIRKIQFSDRGLQVVPDEKVES
- a CDS encoding DUF7577 domain-containing protein, producing MQLWGWLIAYVVTFGLVQLLLYHYFQHRNTSSESPESTPVGAGHGRPAVEPDGSSTPAEAVACPDCGTPNEGHTMIRYCRVCAATLQ
- a CDS encoding acyltransferase; translation: MTKRHVSLPPLAEEGLRSFIDEVDERLTGEEDTCDVVTDVLIDLHGDRQAYERWQSGEDVSPAERVRLQGYDPCNTTLESEYYAEKDEQRFKRSKHLQWLWRQFDATPMADNVEFALRFRRMLADHLFESCGDDCRFFKGITFTYGHNIEIGDNVVIHDDVHLDDRGKLTIGDRVSISDDTHVYSHDHDAVDQTHVDNFHTIIEDDVRLTYDSMVRAGVRVGENSILAAKSIASKDIPAHHIAAGTPAKSIAIKEGWESVADPIDDAGADRRSERQLDDDLPDNLDVFDEFQRDLTPPK
- a CDS encoding CPBP family intramembrane glutamic endopeptidase is translated as MVRSDFIMEIRGYMVNPREKRLRALWRVVLWFFVATFVAIVFTGALSQVVNPASFAPDIRAAYVGLRTIAVYAGGTAIAVGIGYLLDRRRLSDYGLGFDRQWWRDAGFGIALGVGLPTLFLLGQLAAGLLTVTGLLVTGPSDTFAFGPLGAVERLALLAVFFVVQASAEEIIVRGYLLTNAAEGLAGTLGKWRAVVVTTVATGVLFGVLHASNPSATLLSIANITLYGLLLGGCYVLTGRLGIACGFHVAWNFTLGLYGFPVSGLRTGAALVGTRVTGVPLVTGGSFGPEGGLIALVGLLLGTAALAWWVRREYGDVAIREAIATPTLRYGIRENHER
- a CDS encoding aldo/keto reductase, giving the protein MKYDTLGTAGVEVSQVGFGAWVVGTDWWGDRTREDAVAMIDHAVEQGVRYFDTGDVYGHGDSEEIVGEALADRRDEVTVSTKIGYDFYNNPQAGHGELPKKVTPEWIHTATERSLDRLDMEYVDLLMLHNANVDEVDEDVLEALDELREEGKVEAIGWALGPSIGWLAEGDAAVTAEFDALQTVFNLFEQTPGRHFVETIREHGADTSIIARVPHSSGLLNEQVTPETELGKGDHRAHRPDEWYETGWEKLETLQFLKRDGERTMGQAAIQWLLAHDEVASVTPTFRTTDDIDEWGGAPDTPPLSDDEFDRVQELYADNFGIDRDDGMDALRSSVGGADLDGTGMKSAGD
- the radA gene encoding DNA repair and recombination protein RadA, with translation MSASEDLEDLPGVGPATAEKLKDNGFDSYQGIAVASPGELSNTADIGESSAADIINAAREAADIGGFETGSTVLERREQIGKLSWGVDEVDELLGGGVETQSITEVYGEFGAGKSQVTHQLAVNVQLPAEHGGLEGSAIFIDSEDTFRPERIEQMVEGQDDEVIEDTMVLHGIVEEGEADATDDELLDALVDSVLDKIHVAKAFNSNHQILLAEKAQEIASETQEEEFPVRLLAVDSLTAHFRAEYVGRGELAERQQKLNKHLHDLMRVGDLNNTAVLVTNQVASNPDSFFGDPTQPIGGNILGHTSTFRIYLRKSKGDKRIVKLVDAPNLPDGEGVMRVEEGGLMNE
- the pspAB gene encoding PspA-associated protein PspAB gives rise to the protein MGLLDGLKSVLGVKAEADATREADPDDLFGMSTAYITMEADLGYEATGDAALCFGDVDSTDFQDAKQEVREILDAGARETGTEVEFTEDDHGYQWVVLHDDDFEDLVTSIHFAADTLIERRYGSRLLAALFAFESDRNFDSVYWVYSFRRGAYYPFAPDPDRDHERDTTAEFKLESNLDGELTVESDKEYWYPLWPDRAGDHPWE